The Formosa sp. Hel1_33_131 genome window below encodes:
- a CDS encoding putative metal-binding motif-containing protein, with protein sequence MKKLLILSIAIFSMGLTAQVGINTPVIDASAALEITSTEGGILIPRMTETERDEIIAAADGLMIYQTDATAGFYYYNGTAWTALAGAGSGSWDHVATQNISLQDFWINNDGGAAKGLQIDNDGLLYGTGASAALEQWSVDEDNGPGALNILAENNTGDNIAVRILGNNPDDYYSGGKLVFGDYLSGEYGPYIAESSDEDLEIVLPDGTLDINVNEDVNVSADNLSVTAVLNMNSNPVQNVADPTEAQDVATKNYVDSFIGSGTEGQVLTMVGGVATWIDPCVSSLFYADTDSDGYGDNSVLTVACAQPVGYVSNADDCDDSDANIGAATVWYLDADSDGYGDDFTSITACVQPNGYVTVGFDCNDSDASTNPGAEEVNDGYDNNCDGNIDD encoded by the coding sequence ATGAAAAAACTATTAATACTTAGTATTGCTATTTTTAGCATGGGCTTAACGGCTCAAGTAGGAATTAACACGCCCGTAATAGATGCTTCGGCAGCTTTGGAAATTACTTCTACAGAAGGCGGTATTTTGATTCCACGAATGACAGAAACCGAACGTGATGAAATTATAGCTGCAGCAGATGGCTTAATGATTTACCAAACTGATGCAACTGCAGGATTTTATTATTACAATGGAACCGCTTGGACGGCTCTTGCTGGTGCGGGTTCTGGCTCTTGGGATCATGTAGCGACTCAAAACATTAGCTTACAAGATTTTTGGATTAACAATGATGGTGGAGCAGCCAAAGGCTTACAAATAGATAATGACGGTTTATTGTATGGAACTGGAGCATCGGCGGCTCTAGAACAATGGAGTGTAGACGAAGATAATGGCCCAGGAGCTTTAAATATACTTGCTGAAAACAATACAGGAGACAACATTGCTGTACGAATTCTTGGTAATAACCCCGACGATTATTACAGTGGGGGTAAATTAGTTTTTGGTGACTATCTTTCAGGAGAGTACGGACCTTATATTGCAGAATCCTCAGATGAAGATTTAGAAATTGTTTTGCCTGACGGAACATTGGACATTAATGTGAATGAGGATGTCAACGTTTCTGCAGACAATTTGAGTGTGACTGCTGTATTAAATATGAATTCCAATCCAGTCCAAAATGTAGCAGACCCTACAGAGGCGCAAGATGTTGCAACAAAAAACTATGTAGATAGTTTTATAGGTTCTGGTACTGAAGGTCAAGTTTTAACCATGGTTGGTGGCGTAGCCACTTGGATAGACCCTTGTGTGAGCAGTCTTTTTTACGCAGATACTGACAGTGACGGTTATGGCGATAACAGTGTTTTAACTGTCGCTTGTGCTCAACCTGTGGGTTATGTGAGTAATGCTGATGATTGTGACGACTCTGATGCTAACATAGGTGCTGCCACTGTATGGTACCTAGATGCAGATAGTGACGGCTATGGAGATGATTTCACTTCTATCACTGCTTGTGTTCAACCAAATGGCTATGTGACTGTTGGTTTCGATTGTAACGACTCTGATGCTTCAACAAACCCCGGGGCAGAAGAAGTCAATGATGGTTATGACAATAATTGTGATGGAAATATAGACGATTAG
- a CDS encoding T9SS type A sorting domain-containing protein, with protein MKKYILGLLCLPGMLFSQILTVSDGASISIENTASLNLGGLTLAPSDTYVISDANEVSITNTPVVVEGNTSINRVYDATTALSGFTGTITFAYADGELNDIPEDDLVLETLSTEGIWTNHPAIVNDTNNTLSYAFAEALEFTRITASSANASLTIVEIAANDFVKVYPNPTTDKLIIVSKNLQKSILYNVSGQKVLESDRNELNVSELPTGVYLLHTTNNQNQLSTFKIIKK; from the coding sequence ATGAAAAAATATATCTTAGGACTCCTATGCCTTCCAGGCATGTTGTTCAGTCAAATTTTAACCGTTTCAGACGGCGCTTCAATTTCCATTGAAAACACAGCCTCCCTAAATTTAGGCGGCTTAACATTAGCACCCAGTGACACCTATGTCATTAGCGACGCCAATGAAGTTTCAATTACAAACACGCCTGTAGTGGTCGAAGGCAACACGAGTATCAACAGAGTGTACGACGCTACAACGGCTTTGAGTGGTTTTACTGGCACAATTACTTTTGCCTACGCAGACGGCGAACTCAATGATATTCCTGAAGACGATTTGGTTTTAGAAACTCTAAGTACTGAGGGCATTTGGACGAATCATCCCGCAATTGTGAACGATACCAACAACACTTTAAGCTATGCTTTTGCGGAGGCTTTAGAATTTACACGCATCACAGCCAGTTCGGCTAATGCGAGTCTTACGATCGTAGAAATTGCTGCAAATGATTTTGTAAAAGTCTATCCAAATCCAACGACAGACAAACTGATCATTGTGTCAAAAAATCTTCAAAAATCTATTTTATACAATGTCTCTGGACAAAAGGTATTAGAATCTGACCGCAACGAATTGAATGTGTCTGAACTTCCAACAGGAGTTTATTTACTACATACAACCAATAACCAAAACCAATTGTCAACTTTTAAAATTATTAAGAAATGA
- a CDS encoding pyruvate dehydrogenase complex dihydrolipoamide acetyltransferase — MAIIVNMPRLSDTMEEGTVASWLKKVGDKIEEGDILAEIETDKATMEFESFNEGTLLHIGVQEGETTMVDELLAIIGDEGEDISALLNPTAAVEETTTEETEAPLEAAAAVVEPSTASIPDGVIVVTMPRLSDTMEEGTVASWLKQVGDVIEEGDILAEIETDKATMEFESFNEGTLLYIGLQEGDSAKVDDLLAIIGPAGTDVSAVAANFSTTATAVVEADLTETPKVPAAEVKETPKAAAAPVAVAIPNTTGRLHISPLARKMADDKGIALNQLVGSGENGRIIKRDVENFTPAAASSAASAAKFVPTGQEDFEEIKNSQMRKTIAKRLGESKFSAPHYYLNVEFDMDNAMAFRAQYNTVPDTKISFNDIIVKACALALRLHPQVNSQWFADRMKLNNHVHVGVAVAVEDGLVVPVVRFANEQSLPQIGAAVRDFAGRARNKKLTPQEMDDSTFTVSNLGMFGIESFTSIINQPNSAILSVGAIVQKPVVKNGQIVVGNTINLTLACDHRTVDGATGAQFLQTLKGFIENPVTMLV, encoded by the coding sequence ATGGCAATCATAGTTAATATGCCCCGACTAAGCGACACCATGGAAGAAGGAACCGTGGCGAGCTGGTTGAAAAAAGTAGGAGACAAAATTGAAGAAGGTGATATTCTTGCGGAAATCGAAACCGATAAAGCAACGATGGAATTTGAATCCTTTAATGAAGGAACCTTGCTTCATATTGGTGTTCAAGAAGGGGAAACGACCATGGTCGATGAGCTTCTTGCCATTATTGGAGATGAAGGCGAAGACATATCGGCACTGTTGAATCCAACGGCTGCCGTAGAAGAAACAACTACAGAAGAAACAGAGGCTCCATTAGAAGCCGCTGCTGCCGTTGTGGAACCAAGTACAGCAAGCATTCCTGATGGTGTGATTGTGGTGACTATGCCGCGCTTAAGCGACACCATGGAAGAAGGGACTGTTGCGAGCTGGCTCAAACAAGTTGGGGATGTGATCGAAGAAGGCGATATTTTAGCTGAAATCGAAACGGATAAAGCAACCATGGAGTTTGAATCCTTTAATGAAGGCACCTTATTATACATTGGACTCCAAGAAGGCGACTCTGCAAAAGTAGACGATCTTTTAGCGATTATTGGCCCTGCAGGAACGGATGTTTCAGCGGTTGCTGCTAACTTTTCGACGACTGCAACAGCCGTTGTAGAAGCAGACCTCACAGAGACACCCAAAGTACCTGCTGCCGAAGTTAAAGAAACACCCAAAGCAGCCGCTGCACCCGTTGCAGTCGCTATACCCAATACAACAGGGCGTTTGCATATTTCGCCACTCGCGCGAAAAATGGCGGACGACAAAGGCATTGCCTTGAACCAATTGGTTGGAAGTGGTGAAAACGGACGCATCATCAAACGCGATGTTGAAAACTTCACCCCCGCAGCAGCAAGTTCTGCCGCAAGTGCAGCGAAGTTTGTACCGACAGGTCAAGAAGACTTTGAAGAAATCAAAAACTCGCAAATGCGTAAAACCATTGCGAAACGTTTGGGCGAATCTAAATTCTCTGCACCTCATTATTACTTGAATGTAGAGTTTGACATGGACAATGCCATGGCGTTTAGAGCACAATACAATACGGTTCCAGATACTAAAATATCATTTAACGACATCATTGTCAAAGCCTGTGCATTGGCATTGCGTTTGCACCCTCAAGTGAATTCACAATGGTTTGCAGATCGCATGAAACTCAACAACCATGTACACGTTGGTGTGGCGGTGGCGGTTGAAGATGGTTTGGTCGTTCCTGTAGTGCGTTTTGCCAATGAGCAAAGCTTGCCACAAATAGGCGCTGCAGTTAGAGATTTTGCGGGACGTGCACGAAATAAAAAATTAACCCCTCAAGAAATGGACGACAGTACATTTACCGTGTCTAACTTAGGAATGTTTGGAATTGAAAGCTTTACGTCGATTATCAACCAACCCAACTCAGCAATTTTATCGGTGGGAGCGATTGTTCAAAAACCGGTGGTTAAAAACGGACAGATTGTTGTTGGAAATACCATCAATCTCACCCTCGCTTGCGATCACCGAACGGTAGATGGCGCAACGGGCGCACAGTTCTTACAAACCTTAAAAGGCTTTATTGAAAATCCTGTGACGATGTTGGTTTAA
- the pdhA gene encoding pyruvate dehydrogenase (acetyl-transferring) E1 component subunit alpha, with protein MQKITKEVYLDWYENMMLWRKFEDKLAAVYIQQKVRGFLHLYNGQEAVLAGALHAMDLSKDKMITAYRNHVQPIGMGVDPRRVMAELFGKATGTSQGLGGSMHIFSKEKGFYGGHGIVGGQIPLGAGMAFGDKYNETGAVTLCYFGDGAARQGSLHETFNMAMNWKLPVVFVCENNGYAMGTSVDRTANHSDIWKLGLGYEMPCGPVDGMNPIKVAEAFDEAIQRARRGDGPTFLEMKTYRYRGHSMSDAQHYRTKDEVKEYKKIDPITQVLDVILREEYATEDDIKVIDKRVKELVAECEKFADESPYPEKSLMYDVVYEQEDYPFLQHKL; from the coding sequence ATGCAGAAGATAACTAAAGAAGTCTACCTTGATTGGTATGAGAATATGATGCTCTGGCGAAAGTTTGAAGACAAACTTGCGGCCGTATATATCCAACAAAAAGTAAGAGGATTTCTCCACTTGTACAACGGTCAAGAAGCCGTACTTGCAGGCGCTTTACATGCGATGGATTTATCCAAAGACAAAATGATCACTGCCTATCGAAATCACGTGCAACCCATTGGGATGGGCGTTGATCCTCGACGTGTGATGGCAGAGCTTTTTGGAAAAGCCACTGGAACGTCTCAAGGATTGGGAGGTTCGATGCATATTTTCTCTAAAGAAAAAGGATTTTATGGCGGTCATGGAATCGTTGGTGGACAAATACCTTTAGGCGCTGGAATGGCGTTTGGAGATAAATACAACGAAACTGGTGCAGTCACCCTTTGTTATTTTGGCGATGGTGCAGCCCGTCAAGGCTCGTTACACGAAACTTTTAACATGGCGATGAACTGGAAACTTCCAGTCGTTTTTGTTTGTGAAAACAATGGCTATGCCATGGGAACGTCTGTAGACAGAACGGCCAACCATTCCGATATTTGGAAATTAGGTTTGGGGTATGAAATGCCTTGTGGACCTGTAGATGGAATGAATCCAATCAAAGTCGCAGAAGCTTTTGACGAAGCCATTCAACGTGCCAGAAGAGGTGATGGTCCAACATTCTTAGAAATGAAAACCTACCGTTACAGAGGACATTCGATGAGTGATGCACAACACTACCGAACCAAAGACGAGGTTAAAGAATACAAAAAAATTGATCCAATTACACAAGTCTTAGATGTGATTCTTCGTGAAGAATATGCTACTGAAGACGATATTAAAGTGATTGATAAACGCGTGAAAGAGCTGGTAGCTGAATGTGAAAAATTCGCTGACGAATCGCCATACCCAGAAAAAAGTTTGATGTACGATGTCGTATACGAACAAGAAGATTATCCATTTTTACAACATAAATTATAA
- a CDS encoding cytidine deaminase produces the protein MKKVKIETSFDVYDAIEEFDIPIQNLIHKAAEARKKAYAPYSKFLVGAALELENGEIISGNNQENASYPSGLCAERTAVYYAGAEFPNQKILRMAIVAGSTLNPTTKPIPPCGACRQALSEYEVKQNAPMELYFMGTSGQIAVSNSVENILPWIFDKTVL, from the coding sequence ATGAAAAAAGTAAAAATTGAGACCTCTTTTGATGTGTACGATGCAATTGAAGAATTTGACATACCCATTCAAAACCTGATACATAAAGCAGCAGAAGCCCGTAAAAAAGCCTATGCACCTTACTCTAAATTTTTAGTGGGTGCCGCTTTAGAACTAGAAAATGGAGAAATTATTTCTGGAAATAACCAAGAAAATGCCTCCTACCCTTCTGGATTGTGTGCAGAACGCACTGCTGTGTATTATGCGGGAGCTGAATTTCCAAATCAAAAAATACTTCGCATGGCAATTGTGGCAGGATCTACCCTTAATCCAACCACCAAACCAATTCCTCCTTGTGGTGCCTGCAGACAGGCGCTGTCCGAATATGAAGTGAAGCAAAACGCCCCTATGGAACTCTATTTTATGGGGACTTCTGGGCAAATAGCCGTCTCAAATTCCGTCGAAAACATCCTTCCTTGGATCTTTGACAAAACCGTACTATAA
- the porV gene encoding type IX secretion system outer membrane channel protein PorV codes for MIPTQKNQKLTSICVLFLVALFSTKAVAQTTIIADPDSRVITTGVPFILIASDARAASMGDMGVATSVDAYSQQWNPSKYAFSEAKAGIGFSYTPYLRKLVNDIFLGSLTYFNRLNERSAFAVSLKYFSLGEIELREDEFSTPLIESPNELTFDASYSLRLSDQFSMAVALRYLRSDLKIQAIDVNAKAASSFGVDITGYYQSEEEAYNEFNGRWRGGFAIQNLGPKIKYDEGGRENFLPTNLRLGGGFDFIFDQYNRVNVTAEVTKLLVPTPPVTGKEYNYTDTNGDGVYNPDDGDVRGTLVGNVILEGQDPDVGFMSGVFQSFNDAPGGFSEELDEFTWALGAEYVYQDSFAFRLGYFNENEFKGARKFFAMGAGFKYTAINIDLSYLISASKVQSPLENTLRFSLSVNFGDGEYSEY; via the coding sequence ATGATTCCAACTCAAAAAAACCAAAAATTAACATCCATTTGTGTGCTGTTTTTAGTCGCGCTATTTTCAACCAAAGCAGTGGCTCAGACTACTATCATAGCCGACCCAGACTCGCGAGTGATTACAACGGGAGTCCCGTTTATTCTAATTGCTTCCGATGCACGTGCCGCAAGTATGGGAGACATGGGAGTCGCAACCTCTGTAGATGCCTACTCTCAACAATGGAATCCTTCAAAATACGCCTTTTCAGAAGCAAAAGCTGGGATTGGGTTTAGCTACACCCCTTATTTGAGGAAATTAGTAAATGACATCTTTTTAGGAAGTCTTACCTATTTCAACAGACTTAACGAACGGAGTGCATTTGCTGTCAGTCTTAAGTATTTTTCGCTTGGAGAAATTGAACTCCGTGAAGATGAATTTTCGACGCCTTTAATTGAAAGCCCCAACGAATTAACATTCGATGCCTCTTACTCTTTGAGACTTTCTGATCAGTTTTCAATGGCAGTTGCCCTGCGTTATTTGCGTTCAGATTTGAAAATTCAAGCAATCGACGTGAATGCCAAAGCGGCAAGTTCGTTTGGTGTGGACATTACAGGGTATTACCAAAGTGAAGAAGAAGCCTACAACGAATTTAATGGCCGTTGGAGAGGTGGATTTGCCATTCAAAATTTAGGGCCAAAAATTAAATATGACGAAGGTGGAAGAGAAAATTTCTTACCAACCAATTTAAGATTGGGTGGTGGATTTGACTTTATCTTTGACCAATACAACAGAGTCAATGTCACCGCTGAAGTTACTAAACTATTGGTGCCAACACCGCCAGTAACAGGAAAAGAATACAACTATACCGATACCAATGGCGATGGCGTTTATAACCCTGATGACGGAGATGTTAGAGGAACTCTTGTGGGTAACGTAATTCTTGAAGGACAAGATCCGGACGTTGGATTTATGTCAGGTGTATTTCAATCGTTTAACGATGCGCCTGGTGGGTTCAGCGAAGAGCTCGATGAGTTCACTTGGGCCTTAGGCGCCGAGTACGTTTACCAAGACTCATTTGCTTTTAGACTCGGATATTTCAATGAAAATGAATTCAAAGGAGCTCGTAAGTTTTTCGCGATGGGTGCCGGGTTCAAATACACCGCAATTAATATTGATCTATCGTATTTAATCTCAGCTTCCAAAGTACAAAGTCCTCTAGAAAATACCTTGCGTTTTTCTTTATCCGTTAATTTTGGAGACGGCGAATACAGCGAATACTAA
- the porU gene encoding type IX secretion system sortase PorU, which produces MTITLRFFTMKRLLPFIALFCFYFGTAQTQSFDINWGGSITLSTGDSSIELPSFDSKYYTFSLKNGITFSAQWNLNGRLDERSAALESVESIEISKTDLKQLPLSSIPNTPSLKVENAVYRDNSKGHVEISPIYYENGVLKKMTRFTISYRMNAQNRRTSSTASISSSNLKSGDWYRFAVDTTGVHKLNRNFLNSLGINTSSINPKNIKIYGHGGKSLPLLNSDTVSNDLIENTIQVVGEEDGVFNDSDYILMYAIGPKKYNSDNNSHVNPYSDKSYYYVNISLGNGARMSTAIEPTGEADVTYNSFHNYKFVESDTYNIAKMGRRWFGHRFYVENVRAFSFDFPNLITSSPVALRVYTAAASESDTSMQLNVNGSEVDNFTYEAIDKDILARADFFSGAVSSSSETINVELSYNNNGNPSATAYLDYISIEAECALTSLGTQFEFKHNGTSTQLGIGQFEISNAATISQVWDISNPYQIQFYTNTDAASEFSFKTSLGTLKTYQAVGPDFYVPRKTNNTNVPNQDIKGTVFLDAQGEFKDIDYLIVAPNYLRAQAERLAQINRTQHNLNVKVYALESIYQEFSSGMQDIGGIRNFVKYVYDNASTPSKKLKYLCLFGDASFDYKDRISNNTNIVPSWYSTESFSLTTSFISDDYFGMMDSNEGTMSNNNILDIAVGRILAENTQRAKEMVDKVESYYMPETYGSWRNNFLLISDDVDDVSDRIIQSTTEIIAEDVKAEKPFMNVKKIHADSYVQETSSGGARYSLVNKAIFDALEVGALVVNYFGHGGEDGLANERIFDKINAQELNNPCKLNCFVTVTCEYTKFDNPLRETAGEYLFWNKKGGAISLITTTRKIYVNAGTAFNKTLSQYLFSYGSDQTLSIGEALRRTKNDPAISSKPQRRLVFNIGDPAIKLPIAKPDIRVTKINDEDVNNSTQVLKALGPAKIEGNVTDAQGTVLNNYNGVLTATIYDKDLQRSTLGNDGVEDAADNLILMNFDALGEVIFRGQASVTNGQFAFEFIVPRDITVTEGNGKISLYSKSEAPLSDNRGYNYDIKIGGVNLNAPEDNIGPTINLYMNDENFVSGGITNEEPTLLANLYDENGINTASGIGHDITGILDGDETNVYKLNDYYVAAIDDYKRGSLSYPLRDLSPGLHTLTLKAWDVYNNASTQDIQFIVFDKDVSLELTNVLNYPNPFVNYTEFWFNHNSSDVLDVSIQIFTVSGKLIKTINGQTNAGSKTTSSVSRDITWDGTDDFGSKIGKGVYVYKLKVRSSSTGMQAEKIEKLVIL; this is translated from the coding sequence ATGACCATAACATTGCGTTTCTTTACTATGAAAAGATTGTTGCCTTTTATAGCCTTATTTTGTTTTTATTTTGGAACCGCTCAAACTCAAAGTTTTGACATCAACTGGGGCGGATCAATCACTTTAAGCACTGGCGACAGCTCTATTGAACTCCCTTCTTTTGACTCAAAATACTATACATTTTCGCTCAAAAATGGCATTACTTTTTCAGCCCAATGGAATCTGAACGGACGCTTAGATGAACGTTCGGCGGCACTAGAATCCGTTGAAAGTATTGAGATTTCCAAAACAGATTTAAAACAATTGCCACTATCTTCCATTCCAAATACGCCCTCCTTAAAGGTTGAGAATGCAGTTTATAGAGATAACTCAAAAGGCCATGTAGAAATTTCGCCTATTTATTATGAAAATGGGGTTCTTAAAAAAATGACACGATTTACGATTTCATACCGAATGAATGCGCAAAACAGAAGGACTTCTAGCACCGCTTCCATCAGCAGCTCTAATTTAAAATCAGGAGATTGGTACCGATTTGCCGTCGATACCACGGGGGTTCACAAACTAAACCGAAATTTTCTGAATAGCTTGGGCATCAACACCAGTTCCATAAACCCTAAAAATATTAAGATTTATGGTCATGGTGGGAAATCGCTTCCTTTACTGAACTCGGATACCGTTTCTAACGATTTGATCGAAAACACCATCCAAGTGGTTGGCGAAGAAGATGGTGTTTTTAATGACAGTGACTACATTTTGATGTATGCCATTGGACCTAAAAAGTACAACTCCGACAACAATTCACACGTTAATCCTTACAGTGATAAAAGTTATTATTATGTAAATATCAGCCTTGGAAATGGCGCCAGAATGTCCACAGCAATAGAACCCACTGGCGAAGCAGATGTGACGTATAACAGTTTTCATAACTATAAATTTGTAGAATCTGACACCTATAATATTGCCAAAATGGGAAGGCGCTGGTTTGGGCATCGTTTCTATGTGGAAAACGTAAGAGCGTTTAGTTTCGACTTCCCAAATTTAATCACAAGCAGCCCTGTGGCCTTGAGAGTTTATACGGCCGCAGCATCCGAGTCTGACACTTCAATGCAGCTCAACGTGAATGGATCTGAAGTTGATAATTTTACTTATGAAGCAATTGACAAAGACATTCTCGCAAGAGCAGATTTTTTTAGCGGAGCTGTTTCCTCTAGCTCAGAAACTATCAATGTAGAATTATCTTACAACAATAATGGCAATCCGTCTGCGACGGCATATTTAGATTATATATCGATAGAAGCCGAATGTGCGTTGACGAGCCTCGGAACTCAATTTGAATTCAAACATAATGGCACCTCAACACAATTAGGGATTGGTCAGTTTGAGATTTCAAATGCCGCTACCATCTCTCAAGTTTGGGACATCAGCAATCCGTATCAAATTCAATTTTACACCAATACGGATGCCGCATCTGAATTTAGTTTCAAAACGAGTTTAGGAACCTTAAAAACCTACCAAGCAGTGGGGCCTGATTTTTATGTCCCCAGAAAAACCAACAACACCAATGTACCCAATCAAGACATTAAAGGGACGGTATTTTTGGACGCCCAAGGAGAATTTAAAGATATTGACTATCTAATCGTCGCACCCAATTATTTAAGAGCGCAAGCGGAACGTCTGGCACAAATTAATCGGACTCAACACAATTTGAACGTCAAAGTATATGCTTTAGAATCCATTTACCAAGAGTTTAGTTCTGGAATGCAAGACATTGGAGGCATTCGAAATTTTGTAAAATATGTATATGACAATGCCAGTACACCTTCCAAAAAACTAAAATACTTGTGTTTATTTGGCGATGCTTCTTTTGATTACAAAGACCGTATTTCTAACAACACCAATATTGTTCCCTCTTGGTATTCCACAGAAAGTTTTAGTTTGACAACTTCTTTTATATCTGATGACTATTTTGGCATGATGGATTCCAATGAAGGCACCATGTCTAACAACAACATACTAGACATTGCAGTGGGACGGATTTTGGCCGAAAACACCCAACGTGCCAAAGAAATGGTAGATAAAGTAGAGTCTTATTATATGCCCGAAACTTATGGAAGTTGGCGAAATAATTTTTTACTCATCTCGGATGATGTAGATGATGTATCAGACCGCATCATTCAATCCACAACTGAAATTATTGCAGAGGATGTCAAAGCAGAAAAACCCTTTATGAATGTCAAAAAAATTCATGCAGATTCCTACGTTCAAGAAACCTCATCAGGAGGCGCACGATATTCTCTCGTAAACAAAGCTATTTTTGATGCGCTAGAAGTCGGAGCGCTTGTGGTTAATTATTTTGGACACGGCGGGGAAGATGGCTTAGCTAACGAACGTATTTTTGACAAAATAAATGCACAAGAGCTTAACAACCCCTGCAAGCTTAACTGCTTTGTAACCGTCACTTGTGAATACACCAAATTTGACAACCCGCTGAGAGAAACGGCTGGCGAGTATTTATTTTGGAATAAAAAAGGAGGTGCCATTAGCTTGATCACCACCACGCGGAAAATTTATGTGAATGCTGGCACCGCTTTTAATAAAACCTTAAGTCAATATTTATTTTCATACGGAAGTGACCAAACCTTGAGTATTGGTGAAGCACTGAGGCGTACTAAAAACGATCCTGCGATTTCCAGCAAACCTCAGCGTCGCTTGGTTTTTAACATTGGAGATCCTGCCATTAAACTTCCCATTGCAAAACCAGACATTAGAGTTACAAAAATAAATGACGAAGACGTGAACAACAGCACCCAAGTTCTAAAAGCTTTGGGTCCTGCCAAAATCGAAGGGAATGTCACCGATGCACAGGGAACTGTTTTAAATAACTACAACGGCGTACTCACCGCAACTATTTACGACAAAGACCTTCAGCGTTCTACCCTTGGAAACGACGGCGTAGAAGATGCGGCGGATAATTTGATTCTAATGAACTTTGATGCGTTGGGAGAAGTGATTTTTAGAGGACAAGCAAGTGTGACCAATGGACAATTTGCATTTGAATTTATTGTCCCTAGAGATATTACAGTCACAGAAGGGAATGGAAAAATAAGTTTGTATTCTAAATCCGAAGCTCCTCTATCCGACAATAGGGGGTATAATTACGACATTAAAATTGGAGGGGTCAACCTCAATGCGCCAGAAGACAATATAGGACCGACCATCAACCTATATATGAACGATGAAAATTTTGTTTCTGGGGGCATCACCAATGAAGAGCCGACGCTTTTAGCAAATTTATATGACGAAAATGGCATCAATACCGCCAGTGGGATTGGACATGACATTACCGGTATTTTAGATGGAGATGAAACCAATGTTTACAAATTAAACGACTATTATGTCGCAGCCATCGATGATTACAAAAGAGGTTCTTTGAGTTATCCTCTGAGAGATTTAAGCCCTGGTTTACACACTTTGACTCTTAAAGCATGGGATGTGTACAACAATGCTTCTACACAGGACATTCAATTTATCGTCTTTGATAAAGACGTTAGTTTAGAGCTTACCAATGTGTTGAATTACCCCAATCCATTTGTGAATTACACAGAATTTTGGTTCAACCACAATAGTTCGGATGTATTAGACGTTTCTATTCAGATATTCACCGTTTCGGGTAAATTGATAAAAACCATTAATGGACAAACCAATGCCGGCTCTAAAACAACAAGTTCTGTCTCTCGAGATATCACTTGGGATGGCACCGACGATTTTGGCAGCAAAATTGGAAAAGGAGTTTATGTCTATAAATTAAAAGTACGTTCATCAAGCACAGGAATGCAAGCAGAAAAAATTGAAAAACTTGTAATCCTTTAA